The following coding sequences lie in one Clupea harengus chromosome 23, Ch_v2.0.2, whole genome shotgun sequence genomic window:
- the LOC105903338 gene encoding rho GTPase-activating protein SYDE1 codes for MAEPLLKRTFSRLRGKEKFRRKTDPKLADVQGKTDLAQSSLSSSVLTFASAEVDSSLAEDFNRRTQITVAKKQNWAKQASASRDKPTVEATQSLVQRAQEWENSSGKAQASKPACSQRTLREDGAEGRSPSFEWEAGPSTPLWDSIDLALSELATPSGAGYVEVSTSSSSVQRAGHGAYLQNLDRSSRAWVLSTGKTQASEEASRLLPSGLADRKQGAEGENNIWYNPIPEEEDSRVEDNRGEYGDPWRRRGERGNESHNRPLKPGGPGSSTGSSRGAQCGGGSINTRDVSAEIACSSSSSSRKESPDISQRVQQSDVQAVAGASGSSGGGGGGSTSAGGGPAPSSDNPAPASKKSGASGGAGTSVMDRIKSPGTVRRLSMKMRKLPELRRKLSLRSSRSRHGNSQGGASGGGADEASPPNARKESSNNVISRYHLDSSAPPARPRRRASRARSADKGGYLSDGDSPELLPKKGGPSAPSESQGPASHPLPSHQLGQEIPASGSVVPLADTGSFRLYSLADQPRCAQRMSGLLTVHLVGVEELMRSQRGDASKEVFCAIQVDGVTRARTALLTCRGTTLPLNHTFNLELERARLLKLVVLTPVTGTAGTGQPSNGSVAPTRNRVCGLGAVAIPPLFRGSRCQQLCVRLEPRGLLYVKLTLLEQWEAPALRLSELPPPSVFGVELRHLVDKEGSALPVPLLIQKSVAEIEKRGLKGVGLYRLCGSAAVKKELRDAFERDSTAVSLTEELYPDVNVITGILKDYLRELPSPLITRTLYEVVLEAMSLRPACRTDADSQRCPSTVSLLHCLPEPEKATLTLLLDHLSLVASFCDSNRMTCQNLAVCFGPVLLTPTQESWIPSVPGVPTAPAAPGLNPGRGGRSFAHSEDIASAVDFKRHIEVLHYLLQLWPIPTDRVADSPTPPPVATEPAPPSPPPSHTVSHNALQRRGQRLPLRLEMPQEAVVSRRGRGRMESPPCNRYAGDWSLCGRDFMSGGEADYDEVAGSDSDEEDEEEDDDGGRTQQQATKESWAPPPAGLYVDDYTLDFDAPFTCRLSLKDFDTLISDLERELAKQINICL; via the exons ATGTCCAAGGGAAGACGGATCTGGCCCAGAGTTCTTTGTCATCGTCAGTGTTGACCTTTGCCAGTGCCGAAGTAGACAGCTCACTCGCAGAAGACTTTAACAGACGGACTCAGATCACTGTGGCCAAAAAACAGAACTGGGCAAAACAGGCGTCTGCCTCCAGGGACAAGCCCACAGTCGAGGCCACTCAAAGCCTGGTGCAGAGAGCTCAGGAATGGGAGAACTCCTCAGGAAAGGCCCAGGCCTCAAAGCCGGCCTGCAGCCAAAGAACTTTGCGCGAGGATGGCGCGGAGGGCAGAAGTCCCAGTTTTGAGTGGGAGGCTGGGCCCTCAACCCCCCTGTGGGACTCAATTGACTTGGCTCTGTCTGAGCTGGCTACTCCCTCAGGAGCAGGGTACGTGGAGGTTAgcacctcctccagctcagTCCAACGGGCCGGCCACGGGGCCTACCTCCAGAATCTGGACAGGAGCAGCCGAGCCTGGGTGCTGTCCACAGGAAAGACCCAGGCTTCGGAGGAGGCCTCACGCCTGCTCCCCAGCGGCCTCGCTGATAGGAAGCAGGGTGCAGAGGGGGAGAACAACATTTGGTACAATCCCATCCCCGAGGAGGAGGACTCCCGGGTGGAGGACAACAGGGGCGAGTACGGCGACccctggagaaggagaggggagagagggaacgagagtcACAACAGGCCCCTGAAACCAGGAGGGCCGGGGAGCAGCACTGGCAGCAGCAGAGGGGCCCAGTGTGGAGGGGGCAGCATCAACACCAGAGACGTGTCTGCTGAGATcgcctgcagcagcagcagcagcagcagaaaggaGAGCCCAG atATCTCGCAGAGGGTCCAGCAGTCTGATGTTCAGGCCGTGGCTGGAGCTTCAGGAAGcagcggcggtggcggtggcggcagcACCAGTGCTGGTGGAGGTCCAGCCCCCTCATCTGACAACCCTGCTCCCGCCTCCAAGAAGTCCGGCGCCTCGGGCGGGGCGGGGACCAGCGTGATGGACAGGATCAAGTCTCCGGGGACGGTGCGCCGCCTGTCCATGAAGATGCGCAAGCTGCCCGAGCTGCGCCGCAAGCTCAGCCTGCGCTCCTCGCGCTCGCGCCACGGCAACAGCCAGGGCGGCGCCTCGGGGGGAGGCGCGGACGAGGCCTCCCCGCCCAACGCCCGCAAGGAGTCGTCCAACAATGTGATCAGCCGCTACCACCTGGACAGCAGCGCACCCCCTGCTCGCCCCCGTCGCCGCGCCTCCCGGGCACGCTCCGCCGACAAGGGCGGCTACCTCAGCGACGGCGACTCCCCCGAGCTCCTGCCCAAGAAGGGGGGCCCCTCCGCTCCCTCTGAGTCTCAGGGCCCGGCCTCGCaccctctcccctcacaccagcTCGGGCAGGAGATACCGGCCTCCGGCTCGGTGGTGCCCTTGGCCGACACCGGCTCCTTCCGCCTGTACAGCCTGGCAGATCAGCCCCGCTGTGCCCAGCGCATGTCGGGCCTCCTCACCGTCCACCTGGTGGGCGTGGAGGAGCTGATGCGCTCCCAAAGGGGCGACGCCAGCAAGGAGGTGTTCTGCGCCATCCAGGTGGACGGCGTGACGCGCGCCCGCACGGCACTGCTCACCTGCCGCGGCACAACGCTGCCCCTCAACCACACCTTCAACCTGGAGCTGGAGCGGGCACGCCTCCTCAAGCTGGTGGTGCTCACACCAGTCACGGGCACCGCTGGCACCGGGCAGCCCAGTAATGGCTCTGTGGCCCCCACACGTAACCGCGTCTGCGGCCTTGGGGCCGTCGCCATCCCGCCGCTGTTCAGAG GCTCACGCTGTCAGCAGCTATGTGTGCGTCTGGAGCCGCGGGGGCTGCTGTATGTGAAGTTGACCCTGCTGGAGCAGTGGGAGGCCCCGGCCCTGCGCCTCAGCGAGCTGCCCCCTCCCAGCGTCTTTGGCGTGGAGCTGCGCCACCTGGTGGACAAGGAGGGCTCTGCGCTCCCGGTGCCCCTGCTCATCCAGAAGTCCGTGGCCGAGATCGAGAAGCGCGGCCTGAAG ggagtgGGCCTGTATCGCCTGTGTGGTTCGGCCGCGGTCAAGAAGGAGCTGAGGGATGCGTTTGAGAGGGACAGCACAGCGGTCAGCCTCACCGAGGAGCTGTACCCAGACGTCAATGTCATCACTG GCATCCTGAAGGACTACCTGCGGGAACTGCCGTCGCCACTCATCACGAGGACCCTGTACGAGGTGGTCCTAGAGGCCATGTCTTTGAGGCCAGCCTGCCGGACAGACGCGGACTCCCAGCGGTGCCCGAGCACCGTCTCGCTCCTCCACTGTCTGCCCGAGCCCGAGAAG GCCACCCTGACGCTGCTTCTGGACCACTTGAGCCTGGTGGCGTCCTTCTGCGACAGCAACCGCATGACGTGCCAGAACCTGGCCGTGTGTTTCGGGCCCGTGCTCCTCACGCCCACACAGGAGTCCTGGATACCCAGTGTGCCGGGAGTGCCCACAGCACCAGCGGCACCTGGACTCAATCCGGGCCGCGGGGGCCGAAGCTTCGCCCACAGTGAGGACATCGCCAGTGCTGTGGACTTTAAGCGTCACATTGAAGTCCTGCATTACCTGCTACAGCTGTggccca TTCCCACAGACAGAGTGGCAGactcccccactcctcctcccgtCGCCACAGAGCCCgcacctccctcccctcccccatcccacaCCGTATCCCACAATGCCCTGCAGCGGCGGGGCCAGCGGCTGCCCCTGCGTCTGGAGATGCCCCAGGAGGCGGTGGTCTCGCGGCGGGGACGCGGCCGCATGGAGAGCCCCCCCTGCAACCGCTACGCCGGCGACTGGAGCCTCTGCGGCCGGGACTTCATGTCCGGCGGCGAGGCGGACTACGACGAGGTGGCGGGCAGCGACAGCGacgaggaagacgaggaggaggacgacgacgGCGGAAGGACGCAGCAGCAGGCGACGAAGGAGAGCTGGGCACCGCCCCCCGCCGGCCTGTACGTGGACGACTACACGCTGGACTTCGACGCACCGTTCACCTGCAGGCTGAGCCTGAAAGACTTTGACACGCTCATCTCAGacctggagagagagctggccaAACAGATTAACATCTGTCTctag
- the kcnj12a gene encoding ATP-sensitive inward rectifier potassium channel 12 — MSVGRISRYSIVSSEEDGLRLTNMHGGGAGGGMNGFGNGKIHTRRKSRNRFVKKNGQCNVQFTNMDEKSQRYLADIFTTCVDIRWRYMLVVFTLVFVVSWLAFGLAFWAIALFHGDLDNPAGDDNFTPCVLQVNGFVAAFLFSIETQTTIGYGFRCVTEECPVAVFLVVFQSIVGSIIDCFMIGAIMAKMARPKKRAQTLLFSHNAVIAMRDGKLCLMWRVGNLRKSHIVEAHVRAQLIKPRVTEEGEYIPLDQLDIDVGYDQGQDRIFLVSPLTIMHEIDEESPLYGISKQDLETADFEVVVILEGMVEATAMTAQARSSYLASEILWGHRFEPVLFEEKNQYKVDYSHFHKTYEVPTTPRCSAKDMVESKYLVPAANSFCYENELAFISREEEEEEEQERGRAGGEHTLPSLSPGRTSRLQTPRPHEQRSYRRESEI; from the coding sequence atgaGTGTGGGGAGGATTAGTCGCTACAGCATCGTCTCCTCTGAAGAGGATGGCCTCCGCCTGACCAACATGCACGGTGGTGGCGCCGGGGGCGGCATGAACGGCTTCGGCAATGGCAAGATCCACACGCGGCGGAAAAGCCGCAACCGCTTCGTCAAGAAGAACGGACAGTGCAACGTGCAGTTCACCAACATGGACGAGAAGTCGCAGCGCTACCTGGCCGACATCTTCACCACCTGTGTGGATATTCGATGGCGGTACATGCTGGTGGTCTTTACTCTGGTGTTTGTAGTGAGCTGGCTGGCCTTCGGACTTGCCTTCTGGGCCATAGCCCTCTTCCATGGAGACCTGGACAACCCGGCCGGGGACGACAACTTCACGCCGTGTGTCCTGCAGGTCAACGGCTTCGTGGCGGCGTTCCTCTTCTCCATCGAGACCCAGACCACCATCGGCTACGGTTTCCGCTGCGTGACCGAGGAGTGCCCGGTGGCTGTCTTCCTGGTGGTCTTCCAGAGCATCGTGGGCAGCATCATCGACTGCTTCATGATCGGCGCCATCATGGCCAAGATGGCGCGGCCCAAGAAGCGCGCCCAGACGCTGCTCTTCTCGCACAACGCCGTCATCGCCATGCGCGACGGCAAGCTGTGCCTCATGTGGCGCGTGGGCAACCTCCGCAAGAGCCACATCGTGGAGGCGCACGTGCGCGCCCAGCTCATCAAGCCGCGGGTGACCGAGGAGGGCGAGTACATCCCCCTGGACCAGCTGGACATCGACGTGGGCTACGACCAAGGCCAGGACCGCATCTTCCTGGTGTCGCCGCTCACCATCATGCACGAGATCGACGAGGAGAGCCCGCTCTACGGCATCAGCAAGCAGGACCTGGAGACGGCCGACTTCGAGGTGGTGGTGATCCTGGAGGGCATGGTGGAGGCCACGGCCATGACGGCGCAGGCGCGCAGCTCCTACCTGGCCAGCGAGATCCTGTGGGGCCACCGATTTGAGCCGGTGCTGTTCGAGGAGAAGAACCAGTACAAAGTGGACTACTCGCACTTCCACAAGACCTACGAGGTGCCCACCACGCCGCGCTGCAGCGCCAAGGACATGGTGGAGAGCAAGTACCTGGTGCCGGCCGCCAACTCCTTCTGCTACGAGAACGAGCTGGCCTTCATCAGccgtgaggaagaggaggaggaggagcaggagaggggccGGGCCGGCGGCGAGCACACGCTGCCCAGCCTCAGCCCCGGCCGGACCAGCCGCCTGCAGACGCCGCGGCCCCATGAACAGAGGTCGTACCGCCGCGAGTCGGAgatatga